TGCAATCGGCCGCCGACCAAGATGAAACGGGCCATCCCGTGGTCGTCAAAAGACATGTCGCTTGTCAGCGACGATGGGGTCGGGGAAAGACGCTCAGCCTCCGGGCGACCTTGAGCAAAAGTCGCCACGTCCGTCATGGACAAGCCGAGTATCACGGCAAGCAAACAACGCCATCTCATCCCGGAACCCTCTTCGCCTTTCAGCGTGTATTAAGAGGGCCCGCCAAAGGACCAACACCAAACACCAATCCATTTTGCGGTGCGTATGTAGGCAAGTCAGTCTCTCGGTGGCAAACCCTCTCTGGGAGCGAATCGATATGGACGCATCAGCCGGCCCTCTTGTCGGGGCCAGCCCGACGAGTCCGTTTCCCCGGTTATCGTCAAAATTAGGAGAAGAAATAAAGAGCGCGGTTGCGACGAAATGCCTAGGGTCGGCAGAAAAAGCGTTTCACGCGATCACGGTGCAAGATTCTCACTTCCGCCGATAAATAATTTTGACGTCTTCGCCGATGGCTCTGGATTCGACCAATTCCAAGGCGGGGCTCTCACCGATGGCCGAAATCCCAGCTCCGCCCACCGGACCAGGGGCCGTGTGACCGCCAAAGACCTTCGCGCCGACATAGATGTGAAACTCGTCGGGAAGGTTTTCGGAAAGAAAACTGGCCATTAAACGTCCACCGCATTCCAACAAGACGTTGGTTGCGCCTTCATGGCTCAACGTTCGCATGACCCGGCGAAGTGGCTGTTCCATCTCCGCCGGCCCACAATCGTTCGATCGAGCTACCTGATCACAGGGTGGTTCTGCGGTCGGCCGCAGAAAACGTACGCCCAGGTCGGCCAGACGCTTTTGTGATTCTGGGTTCAGGTCTTCGGGGACGACGCAGGTGGTCGGAATCTGATCCGCCGTCTGCACCAATCGCGATGTCGCGCCGGGCAGCGACGTTCGACAAAATATCAGACGCTGGGCGACCCTGGCCCCCGGCGGTCGAGCGGTTAGCAGCGGATCATCAGCCGACACCGTCCCCATTCCCACAACGATCGCATCGACGCGTCCGCGGGTTTGATGGACATCGGCCCGGCTATCCGAACCGGTGATCCATTGACTCTGGCCCGCAACGGTCGCGATTCTGCCGTCGGCGGTCATCGCCCATTTGGCGATCATCCATGGGATTCCCGTTTTGATGCGTTTCAGATAGGGGGCCAGGATAAACCGTGCCTCCGATTCTAAAACGCCCACGTCGACGCGAATTCCTGCGTCGGTCAATTGCCGAATGCCACCGTGGTCGACTTGCTTGAACGGGTCGGCGACTGCAATGACGACGCGATGAACCTGTGCGTCGATCAGGGCTCCGGTGCAAGGAGGTGTTTTGCCGTGATGGCAGCAAGGCTCCAACGTAACATAGGCCGTGCAGCCGGCCGTCGTCTGACCATTCGCCAAGCAGTCCCGGATCGCTTCGACTTCCGCATGGGGCCCGCCAAATTTTCGATGATACCCTTGGCCGATCAAACGGCCGTCGCGAACCAGCACGCAGCCGACCATAGGGTTCGGTTCAACGTGACCCTGTCCCGCCGTTGCCAAACGCAATGCATCTTGCATCCATCGCTGGTCGGCTTCGGCGGCATCCGCGGGCTTCGCAAATCGGGCGGGGGCCACTTCGCCGCGGCGTGGCGGCGGCGTCGAGATCGGACGGGGCTGGTCGGGGCCCGGCGGTTCGTTGGCGGGCGTGCTGTCGTCAGGCATTCGCTGAAATCAGTCCATGCCGGGGACCCAAAGCTTGCCGCCGCCACCACTTTCTGGGGCCGAAGCGGGCGGACCCGATGCGGCGGGGGGCGCCGCCGCGGGGCTACCAGAATCCGGAGTCCATAAGCCTGATTCCGCCTGCGGGGAAGCCGGTGGGGCGGCAGCCGGACCGGCGTTACGCGGTGATCCGTCCGGGCGAATCAGTCCCCATGACATCAGCATTTGTTGCAGCTGCGCCATGACTTCTGGGTTGTTGCCATAGGTTTCCGACACCTCTCGCAGTGATTGCTGGAAACCTTCGCCGTCGCGTGCTTGCAATCGCAGTTCCAATTCCAGGAACAACATCCGTGGCGTGACCCGATCGTTCGCCTTGGCGTACGCTTTGGCTTCGTCCAGCAGGGCAAGCTTGGACTTGAAGTTCGCCGAACTGCCCACCAAAGCAAAGTAGGCCATGATGGTCACATCCGGGTTTTCGTTGCGGATGTCGGAATCCAGGATGGATTGGGCGACGCGACGCAGCAGTGGCGTCGCGGACACCTGTTGTGCGCGGTTCATCAAGTAGATCCGCGACTCGTTGTTCAGCCCCGCCACATCGATCCGGTTCAGATCAACATTAGCGACGTCTTCGATATCGTCATCGCTGATGGTCAGTGCGGGCAACGCATCCACGTTGGCGGCGGATCGAATCTTGGCGGACAGATCTTCGTCCAACGACGTTAGCAGGTCATAGGACTCCATGATCGTGACGGCGACCGAACAGTCGAACTTCGCATCCGAATCCTGGGCCGCGTCGACCAGCGAGCGATCACCCAACATGGGCAACGCGATCTTTGTCAAACGGTCGGCGACCTCGCTGCGCTGGATCGATACGATGGTTTCGTCCACGGCCAGCGGATCGGCTTCGAACTGGACCAAGGCCAGTTGCGGGCGTGCCGCGACCAAGAAAGGCAACTGACGATCCTGGGTCGACTGCAGTTCAACTCCGGGCAACAGTTCGGACAGTTTGGACTGAACCGTTTCCGCGTCGGCCGATTGCATGTCCAATGCGATCAATTTGGCATCACGATCGGTCTGCTTGCCATACAACAGGACGATGGCAAGGGATCGCGGGAAATTGTCGACGCTTGGGGCGTCGGTCGATTCGGGACGGTCGCGATCCAAAATTTGGAACGCAATCCGAGGGGCAACCTCTTCATCCTCCTGCCGCAGGCTCTGTGCCGCTTCGGCAGGCAACTTCAACACGCGTGAATCGGCCAGGAACGCCATCTCGATCTCATCCAGATCGCCAATGGTTGCTTCCAAGCGAGTCAACGAAACCGAGATTCCCTTCAGGTCGGGATGAACCAGTTCGGCCATCGCCGCGAAACGGACACGTTGCTGCTGGTCCAGCGATTCGCACTGGGACAACTGACGCAACAAGTCGGATTGACGTTCCAAATTGCCACGCCAAATGGCACAGTGCAGCAGGCCCGACAAAATGGCCGGTTCCATCGATGCGACTCGCTGCAATGATTGCAGCTTCGTTTCAGCCAACACGACCTTGTTGCTGCGAAGCAAACCTTGGGCTTCGTCAAAACGCTCGCCCCAATCAACCGACGATGGACGCGAAATCGGTTCGGGCAACGATTTCAACAGCATTGGAATCGTCGGGGCGTGATTCAGTTGCCCCAAGACATCCATGGCCGCGTTTTGGCCTTCAAAGCCCTCGGCCATCACCGCCAGCGTCGCATAGGCGCGGGCGGTCAGGAAAGCGCCGGTTTGCAAAAGCGTGTAGGACAACACCGATGCGACGCTGATGACGAAGCTGTCGACGTCGCGACCGCTTTCGGTCAAAGCGTCCAACATTGATCCGGTGGCCGATTCGACGTCACCGCTGAACAACTTTGCCGCCGCACGCTGGGTCAACGCCAACGGGTTGCTGGGCTGCAATCGCATGAACCGTTCGGCATTTTCGGCCAACGTGTCGTATTCACGCAAATCAATTAACAGTCGGCCGCGGATCGCCAATGCCCATGCGGCGTCGGGGTGTTCGTCCAGGATCGCCGCCAGCCGATCAAGTGCCGGGACCACCTGGCCGCCTTCGACCATTTTGATCACGCGATCCATGTCGTGGATCGAGTCCTTGCACTTGCAGAATTTGATCTTCTTGCCGTTGCCGCAAGGGCAGATCGAATAGGTGTCCACCGACATTTTGGGTCGCCGATTGGGGGAAAAAGCGGGTCTTGGTCTATCAATCGGGCAACTTACCACGCTTCGCGCCATCGTCCCAACCCCTACACACTGATCCCGTCTGAAATGATCGATGCGATGGGGGCCGATTGTCACGCGATCATGATGCCTGCGTTGCCAAAGCCGCCGAATTCCATCCTGAATGCCCGCGACGCCGTTTCAGTCTTCGGTCGATGCCCTGCCCGGTTCACCCAACCATTGTCGAACCTGGCTGTCCGCTGGTATCGGTCGCCGTCCGTGGGCTGTTTGCCGATCCAAATCGTCATAGCGGATCTGGATCAGTTCATTCATTTGATGAAACCGATGCTGGACGTGTTCGCGAACGACTTGGTCCACCCATGCCTGAGTCACACGTTGGCCGGACGGCAATTCCCGCACAATCGGTGATGCGGCTTTCAAGTCATCCGCCAAGTGTTTTGAATTTGCAACGAGCGTAGAGATTCGAACGTGATCGAATTCGTGTTGCACCAAGGCGGAATCCCAAAAATGGTCCTTCGGCGGGATCCGTTTCAAATGAATGTGATGTGCCAAGGTCACACGAAGCCGCGTCAATCGATAGTCGATGCGGATGACTTGCCGGTTCTGTTCTCGCTGCTTTCGCCATCGACATTGGCTGCGAAAATTCAGATCCGTCTTGAAAATGGTCTCACCGTCAAACGAGGTGCCACCACGATAAAAACTCACGTTGCCCGACCGGATCCAAGTACGCAGTGACTCGGGCGGTTCCGGATAATCCGAGATGTCGATCCGAGATGAAGCATCCCGAGCGTCCTTTGCCGGTGATGGTCGACCATCACTGCGGTCGGCCATCGCTTCCTGTGCAGATGCCTTTGGAAGTGCGGCGATCATGGGGGCGTTTGAAACCGCCAGGCAAGCACCGATCAAGATGCCGGCACAGGTCGCAACGATGCGGCGGCATTTGATTCTGGTGGCACCGCTGTGAAGCATCCTAGTTGCTTCCTTTTGCACCGGAGGATTCTTTGGCTGCCGTTTTCGCGTCATACAATGGGTTGGGAAAGTCCGGCTCAATCGTGCGGTTGTCCAAGAACACTTGCTCCATCGCTTGGACTCGTTCGGGGAACTCGGCGGACAAATCGTTCGTTTCCGCCGGATCGCTGGACAGGTCGTACAGTTCCCAAGGTTTAGGATTTTTGCGGACGACATCCCTACGGATCGCTTTCCACCTGCCGTCGCGAACCACGACGTAGCCACCGTAGCCGGTGAATTCCCAAATCATCGGGCTTTGCCGCTGAGCATCTTTGCCGCGCAACGCGTCAATCAGAACCGTCCCGTCGGAAAGTTCTGCGATGCTTTGATCCTGATACCCGTCGGCGCCCGCCAAGGATGACAACGTTGCAAACCAGTCAGGGAAATAGGAAGGAAAGTCACAAACGGTTCCGGCAGGAATCACGCCGGGGTAACGGACCAAGCAGGGCACCCGAATGCCGCCTTCATCTGCACTGCCCTTGTACCCCTTCAGGCCACCGGTCGAGTCAAAGAACTTGCAGGCGGCTCCGCCGATGTGAAAGTTTGGATCGCGGCCTTCGTGCGTTGGGCCATTGTCCGAGGTGAAAACGACGATTGTGTTTTCAGTCAGGCCGAATTCGTCCAACGTTTGCAACACCTGACCGACGTGTTCATCCAAATCGCTGATCATCGCGGCGTATGCTGCTCGAGGACGCGGATGAGGCAGGTATCCGTTTTGGCCACGATAAGCACCGTGGCCTTCGAACGGGTCGCCCGGTTGGTCCCACTGGGATGGGTAGTGATCGATCCAACTTTGCGGCGGCTGCATCGCGACGTGTGGCTCGGTAAACGGCAGATATGCAAAGAACGTCTTGTCTTTGTTCGCTTTGATGAATCCGATCGCTTCCTTCAGGATCAAATCCGGGGCGTAGTTTTCGGCGCGATAGTCATCCGCGTCGACGGTGCCTTCGGGTTTGCGATCGTGACCGGGAATTGGATACTTGTTGATTCGTACTTCGCGTTCATTCGAATCCAAAAAAGCGGGATAGAAACTGTGAGCGTTTCGTTGGCCGTTGTAACCATAAAAGCGGTCAAATCCCTGGCGAATGGGTGAACCGCTGGTTCGCGACGGTCCCAGACCCCACTTTCCAAACGCCCCGGTGACGTATCCCTTGGATTTCAAGACTTCGGCGATCGTGACGGCTTCGTCCGTCAAAGGGAACTGTCCCGGAAAGATGCGGCCGTTGCCGGAATCCCGGTTGTTTCGCACCTCGGCTTTGGCCAAGTGACGGCCGGTCATCAGCACGCATCGCGATGGGGCACACACGGGCGCCCCGCAGTAATGTTGTGTTAACCGGACGCCCTGTTTCGCCAACGCATCCAGGTTGGGCGTCTCGATCTTCTGCTGTCCGTAACAGCCCAGTTCGCCATATCCCAGATCATCCGCCATGATGAACACGATGTTCGGAGGACGATCTTGGGCTTCGGCCAAACACTGATCGTCCTGACTGACGACGAACAGACTGACGACAAACACTGCGAAAAAGGATCGTGCGATCACTGCCATGGCCGGACACTCTTTGGCGGTCAACAAGGAAGGGGCGTGCAGCCAGTCTATCCGAATCATCCCGGAGTATCGAAAGCCTCGGTTGATTGTTGCACGAATGTGAAGCATGAGAGTCGGATCCGCAGCTGGTCCGATCGGCCAGCGGGCGACCCACCTGGTCGGCGATTAGGATGGAGGCCGAGTTCAATGGATGTCGTTTTCCGATCCTCTTTTACAACCGGCTGTCATCACATGAATCGGCGTCATTCTTTTTGTTGCATGTTGATTGCCCTGCTTCTTTGCCTGGGACCTGTGGCGTCAGCCGCATCCCCCACCGGACGCTGGAGTGGTACGTGGCGAAGCGAATCGACGGGGCATCAGGGACCGCTGCGGGCGAAGATCCGGCAAGTGGATTCACAGACCTACCGTGCTTGGTTTGCCGGCCGCTTTGCCAAAGTCGTGCCGTTCGCGTATCCGGCGACGTTGACACGTGTCCCGGGAACATCGTCGATGTACCAATCACAGACTCGGCTGCCGTTGCTGGGAACGTACCGGATGAATGCCGTTGTGACGCCGCATTCGTTCAATGCCAGTTTTACCGGAAGACGCGATGCGGGGATTTTCCAGATGAGTCGATAATCCAAAGCGACATCGCGTTGCGGCGGTCCATCCGTTCTGCGGCGGAACGTTACAATTCGACGAACCATTCGCTTTGTCTCATGTTTTCATCGGATCCAACGCCTCAACCATGTCATCGTTTCAACGTCGTGATGTCCTGAAGATCTTCGGTGCCGGTACCGCCACGGCCGGCGCAACGCGTTCGTTCGCCCAGCAGGCATCCAACACATTGGACCTGCGGGTCACCCACCAGTCCGGCTGGAATGAGTGTTTTGATCGAGTGTTTCTGGGCGGGGACTATTGGGCCAACCCAATGGAAGATTGGCGAATCGTCGATGGCATGGCGGAATGTCAGTCATCGGCCGGCAATCGAAACATCCATTTGCTGACCCATCAATTGACCAAGGCCGACCAGCCCTTTGCCGTGTCAGTGAATGTGCGACGGGTCGAGAGCGGAAAGAGCGATGCCGGCGTCGGGATTCGAATCGGAATCCGCAGCGAATTGAATGATTATCGAAGCAACCTGTTTGCGCGCAGCGGCATCAACGTTGGAATCGTCGGCGATCAATTGCAGATCGGCCGCAAGTCAGTCCCCGTCCAGTCCGATCTGGATGCCGGTAACGTCACGTTGCACCTGAGCGGAGTTCCCGATGACCATCAAGTGCGTTTGACTCTGACCGCAACCGATACCAATGACAAAGTGCTGGCAAAAGTAACGTCGAAGGTGGCTGCCGATGCTGTGCAAGGCAACGTGGCCCTTGTCAATAATTTCAAAGCTCAAGTGAAGTCGGGACAAGGCGGGAGGTATCGATTCGGCGATTGGACCGTCGCCGGCGACGCCTTCACAGTCACCCCCGAAAATCAGTTTGGTCCCATTCTGTGGACGATGTATTCGCTTAGTGATTCTCGCGGCGACGAGGGTTTTGTGTTGAAGCTTTCCGCATTGACCGGACCGCTGGGCAAAGAAGATTCGGATCAAATTCAGTTGCGGGTCCGACGCAACGGCGAAGCCTGGGAATCGATGGGCACGGCCACCTTGGATCACGATGCGTGGACCGCAACCTTCCGGCTTCCCAATTGGGATCAGAAACGGCCGGCCGACTATGAGGTGGTGTATCAGGAAAGACAAAAGAGCGGATCGCCCGTGACGCATCGCTGGAGCGGCAAGATCAAGCAAAATCCAACAGGCCGACCTCTGCGGATGGCGGGCCTGACCTGCCAAAACGACTACGCGTTTCCTTATGCACCGGTCTGTGAAAACCTGATGAGGTTGGACCCGGATTTGCTGTATTTCTCTGGCGATCAGCTCTACGAAGGTCACGGTGGATACGGTTTGATTCGCGAACCTGCCGAGCCTGCCATCTTGAACTACTTGCGTAAGTTCTATCAGCACGGACTGGCATTTCGTCACGCGATGAAAGATCGCCCAACGTTGTGTATCCCGGACGATCACGACGTGTTCCAGGGCAATATCTGGGGCGAAGGTGGCAAACCGATGGACATCGATGCCGGTGGAACGTCGTCCAATGGTGGCTACCGCGAACCGGCTCGGATGGTCAACGTGGTTCATCGAACGAATGCGTCGCATCATCCCGATTTCTATGACCCCACACCCGTCTTGCAAGACATTAGTGTGTATTACGGGGACATGGTTTACGGCGACGTTAGTTTTGCGGTGGTGGCCGACCGGCAATGGAAAAGCGGTCCTCAGAATGTGGATACCGGCAGCGGACGCGCCGATCACTTGGCTGATCGCTCGGTGGATCCGAAAACCTTGGACAAGCCGGGCTTGATCTTCCTGGGACAGCGACAAGAGGACTTTTTGCGGCAGTGGACCAAGGACTGGCGTGGTCATGCGATGAAGGTGTTGCTGACCCAAACCGTGTTTGCCGGTGTGGCAACCCACCACGGTGGATACGACGGATATCTGGTCGCCGACTTGGACTGTGGTGGTTGGCCGCAAACGCCTCGTGACCGTGCAATTGAAATTGCACGCGAAGGCATGCCGTTGCACGTCAACGGTGACCAGCACCTGACGACATTGGTTCAGTACGGTGTTGAAAAGCAACGCGACAGTTTCTGGTCGTTCTGTACGCCGGCGATTGCGGCGAGCTATCCGCGTTGGTGGCGTCCGGATGAAATGGGAATGCCTCACCAAAATCGACCACAACACGGCC
The DNA window shown above is from Crateriforma spongiae and carries:
- the ribD gene encoding bifunctional diaminohydroxyphosphoribosylaminopyrimidine deaminase/5-amino-6-(5-phosphoribosylamino)uracil reductase RibD; protein product: MPDDSTPANEPPGPDQPRPISTPPPRRGEVAPARFAKPADAAEADQRWMQDALRLATAGQGHVEPNPMVGCVLVRDGRLIGQGYHRKFGGPHAEVEAIRDCLANGQTTAGCTAYVTLEPCCHHGKTPPCTGALIDAQVHRVVIAVADPFKQVDHGGIRQLTDAGIRVDVGVLESEARFILAPYLKRIKTGIPWMIAKWAMTADGRIATVAGQSQWITGSDSRADVHQTRGRVDAIVVGMGTVSADDPLLTARPPGARVAQRLIFCRTSLPGATSRLVQTADQIPTTCVVPEDLNPESQKRLADLGVRFLRPTAEPPCDQVARSNDCGPAEMEQPLRRVMRTLSHEGATNVLLECGGRLMASFLSENLPDEFHIYVGAKVFGGHTAPGPVGGAGISAIGESPALELVESRAIGEDVKIIYRRK
- a CDS encoding tetratricopeptide repeat protein, whose product is MSVDTYSICPCGNGKKIKFCKCKDSIHDMDRVIKMVEGGQVVPALDRLAAILDEHPDAAWALAIRGRLLIDLREYDTLAENAERFMRLQPSNPLALTQRAAAKLFSGDVESATGSMLDALTESGRDVDSFVISVASVLSYTLLQTGAFLTARAYATLAVMAEGFEGQNAAMDVLGQLNHAPTIPMLLKSLPEPISRPSSVDWGERFDEAQGLLRSNKVVLAETKLQSLQRVASMEPAILSGLLHCAIWRGNLERQSDLLRQLSQCESLDQQQRVRFAAMAELVHPDLKGISVSLTRLEATIGDLDEIEMAFLADSRVLKLPAEAAQSLRQEDEEVAPRIAFQILDRDRPESTDAPSVDNFPRSLAIVLLYGKQTDRDAKLIALDMQSADAETVQSKLSELLPGVELQSTQDRQLPFLVAARPQLALVQFEADPLAVDETIVSIQRSEVADRLTKIALPMLGDRSLVDAAQDSDAKFDCSVAVTIMESYDLLTSLDEDLSAKIRSAANVDALPALTISDDDIEDVANVDLNRIDVAGLNNESRIYLMNRAQQVSATPLLRRVAQSILDSDIRNENPDVTIMAYFALVGSSANFKSKLALLDEAKAYAKANDRVTPRMLFLELELRLQARDGEGFQQSLREVSETYGNNPEVMAQLQQMLMSWGLIRPDGSPRNAGPAAAPPASPQAESGLWTPDSGSPAAAPPAASGPPASAPESGGGGKLWVPGMD
- a CDS encoding arylsulfatase — translated: MAVIARSFFAVFVVSLFVVSQDDQCLAEAQDRPPNIVFIMADDLGYGELGCYGQQKIETPNLDALAKQGVRLTQHYCGAPVCAPSRCVLMTGRHLAKAEVRNNRDSGNGRIFPGQFPLTDEAVTIAEVLKSKGYVTGAFGKWGLGPSRTSGSPIRQGFDRFYGYNGQRNAHSFYPAFLDSNEREVRINKYPIPGHDRKPEGTVDADDYRAENYAPDLILKEAIGFIKANKDKTFFAYLPFTEPHVAMQPPQSWIDHYPSQWDQPGDPFEGHGAYRGQNGYLPHPRPRAAYAAMISDLDEHVGQVLQTLDEFGLTENTIVVFTSDNGPTHEGRDPNFHIGGAACKFFDSTGGLKGYKGSADEGGIRVPCLVRYPGVIPAGTVCDFPSYFPDWFATLSSLAGADGYQDQSIAELSDGTVLIDALRGKDAQRQSPMIWEFTGYGGYVVVRDGRWKAIRRDVVRKNPKPWELYDLSSDPAETNDLSAEFPERVQAMEQVFLDNRTIEPDFPNPLYDAKTAAKESSGAKGSN
- a CDS encoding alkaline phosphatase D family protein, coding for MSSFQRRDVLKIFGAGTATAGATRSFAQQASNTLDLRVTHQSGWNECFDRVFLGGDYWANPMEDWRIVDGMAECQSSAGNRNIHLLTHQLTKADQPFAVSVNVRRVESGKSDAGVGIRIGIRSELNDYRSNLFARSGINVGIVGDQLQIGRKSVPVQSDLDAGNVTLHLSGVPDDHQVRLTLTATDTNDKVLAKVTSKVAADAVQGNVALVNNFKAQVKSGQGGRYRFGDWTVAGDAFTVTPENQFGPILWTMYSLSDSRGDEGFVLKLSALTGPLGKEDSDQIQLRVRRNGEAWESMGTATLDHDAWTATFRLPNWDQKRPADYEVVYQERQKSGSPVTHRWSGKIKQNPTGRPLRMAGLTCQNDYAFPYAPVCENLMRLDPDLLYFSGDQLYEGHGGYGLIREPAEPAILNYLRKFYQHGLAFRHAMKDRPTLCIPDDHDVFQGNIWGEGGKPMDIDAGGTSSNGGYREPARMVNVVHRTNASHHPDFYDPTPVLQDISVYYGDMVYGDVSFAVVADRQWKSGPQNVDTGSGRADHLADRSVDPKTLDKPGLIFLGQRQEDFLRQWTKDWRGHAMKVLLTQTVFAGVATHHGGYDGYLVADLDCGGWPQTPRDRAIEIAREGMPLHVNGDQHLTTLVQYGVEKQRDSFWSFCTPAIAASYPRWWRPDEMGMPHQNRPQHGRENTGEYVDGLGNKAYVYAVGNPEVGTKKNRYEKAHQKGSGFGMITIDTKAKTYTLESFRFMVDATDGNPDNQFPGWPVTIHQSENAGDNRLG